The following are encoded together in the Penaeus chinensis breed Huanghai No. 1 chromosome 20, ASM1920278v2, whole genome shotgun sequence genome:
- the LOC125036195 gene encoding uncharacterized protein LOC125036195 — protein MLNTPTPRAGRGRGRRGSATPPRPAPDDTSREPTERVQGRGRGKDRRRDGGSSLADVGGAPAEGRGTVGRGRRAKSGAKITLSAIPECPGQDGVPASADEVPTCKTPVDPETSDDPKGHDAKETPAAQGRPRTASESRRGRIAATLPCPAELLRPAPRPPRRRGLHSARSNFDFAKYMDKGVTVKLNGRRMVKGTLRGFDPFMNLVVEDSVEARRRGEHVRIGVSVIRGNSIIMVEALDPYLGLFDNLSV, from the exons ATGCTCAACACCCCTACGCCGCGTGCGGGAAGAGGGCGGGGAAGAAGGGGCAGCGCCACGCCCCCTCGCCCTGCGCCGGATGACACGTCGCGGGAACCGACGGAGAGGGTGCAGGGGcgcggaagagggaaagataggaggagagatgGCGGCAGTTCCCTTGCCGACGTGGGCGGCGCGCCTGCTGAAGGGCGGGGCACTGTAGGGCGCGGCAGACGAGCAAAGAGCGGGGCCAAGATCACGCTGTCTGCGATTCCGGAATGCCCTGGACAGGACGGAGTGCCAGCCAGCGCTGACGAAGTTCCGACTTGCAAGACACCCGTCGATCCCGAAACCTCAGATGACCCCAAAGGACACGACGCGAAGGAGACTCCCGCGGCCCAAGGGCGCCCTCGAACAGCGTCTGAATCCCGCCGTGGCAGGATCGCCGCCACGCTGCCGTGCCCGGCTGAGCTCCTGCGCCCTGCCCCCAGGCCGCCCCGACGCCGAGGCCTCCACAGCGCCCGCTCCAACTTCGACTTCGCCAA gtACATGGACAAGGGCGTCACAGTGAAGCTCAACGGCCGCCGCATGGTGAAGGGCACCCTCAGAGGCTTCGACCCCTTCATGAATCTGGTGGTGGAGGACAGTGTGGAGGCACGCAGGAGGGGTGAGCACGTCAGAATTGGCGTGTCG